From the Sphingomonas suaedae genome, one window contains:
- a CDS encoding serine hydrolase — translation MKFPSITAGFAALSLIATPALAQDPARMDAVVGDDAQKGEFMGAVLVARDGEILFDKGYGSANLEWKIANDGATKFRLGSVTKQFTAVAILLLQERGKLTLDAPVKTYLPDAPASWDKVTVHHLLTHTSGIPNFTSFPDYGKQKTLPATHESLIARFRDKPLEFQPGEKWNYSNSGYILLSAIVEKLSGQSYAEFVAANLFKPLGMTDTGYDSHAAIIPRRASGYAPSKDGPVNADYISMTIPQGAGALYSTTRDLLTWQRGLYGGKLLKPASLAAFRTPYKNGYALGIGVESKDGVTTIEHGGGIEGFNTSLAYDPDRKITVVVLGNLNGPSPGKLSKSLMTLARGGTVVLPSERKAVTIAPEELVQYEGVYEISPTFAITMRVKDGKLMTQATGQQEFELFPESKDRFFLKVVDAQAEFTRDAAGKVTGLILHQGGRSTPAPRK, via the coding sequence ATGAAATTTCCGAGCATCACCGCTGGGTTCGCTGCGCTCTCCTTGATCGCCACGCCCGCATTGGCACAGGATCCCGCGCGCATGGACGCCGTCGTCGGCGACGATGCGCAGAAGGGCGAGTTCATGGGCGCGGTGCTCGTCGCGCGAGATGGCGAAATCCTGTTCGACAAGGGCTATGGCTCGGCGAACCTGGAATGGAAGATCGCCAATGACGGCGCGACCAAATTCCGCCTGGGGTCGGTCACCAAACAGTTCACCGCAGTGGCGATCCTGCTGCTTCAGGAACGCGGCAAGCTGACGCTCGACGCTCCGGTCAAGACCTATCTCCCCGATGCGCCCGCCAGCTGGGACAAGGTGACCGTCCATCACCTGCTCACCCACACATCGGGCATTCCGAACTTCACCAGCTTCCCCGATTACGGAAAGCAGAAAACGCTGCCCGCAACGCATGAGAGCCTGATCGCGCGTTTCCGCGACAAGCCGTTGGAGTTCCAGCCGGGCGAGAAGTGGAACTATTCCAATTCGGGCTATATTCTGCTCAGCGCGATCGTCGAGAAACTGAGCGGCCAGAGCTATGCCGAGTTCGTCGCGGCGAACCTGTTCAAGCCGCTCGGCATGACCGATACCGGCTATGACAGCCACGCCGCGATCATCCCGCGCCGCGCATCGGGCTATGCCCCGTCCAAGGACGGACCGGTCAATGCCGACTATATCAGCATGACTATCCCTCAGGGCGCGGGCGCGCTCTATTCCACGACCCGCGACCTGCTGACATGGCAGCGCGGCCTGTACGGCGGCAAGCTGCTCAAACCCGCCTCGCTCGCCGCTTTCCGCACCCCGTACAAGAATGGCTATGCGCTTGGCATCGGCGTGGAAAGCAAAGACGGCGTCACCACGATCGAACATGGCGGCGGGATCGAGGGGTTCAACACCTCGCTCGCCTATGATCCCGATCGCAAGATCACCGTGGTGGTGCTCGGCAACCTCAACGGCCCCTCGCCCGGGAAACTCTCCAAATCGCTGATGACCCTTGCCCGCGGCGGCACCGTCGTCCTTCCGAGCGAGCGCAAGGCCGTGACCATCGCCCCCGAAGAACTGGTCCAATATGAAGGGGTGTACGAAATTTCCCCCACCTTCGCGATCACGATGCGGGTCAAGGACGGCAAGCTGATGACCCAGGCGACCGGGCAACAGGAGTTCGAGCTGTTTCCCGAGAGCAAGGACCGCTTCTTCCTCAAGGTCGTCGACGCCCAGGCCGAATTCACCCGCGACGCGGCGGGCAAGGTCACCGGTCTGATCCTGCATCAAGGCGGCCGATCGACCCCGGCGCCACGGAAATAG